The following is a genomic window from Triplophysa dalaica isolate WHDGS20190420 chromosome 22, ASM1584641v1, whole genome shotgun sequence.
CAGCAATGAATACATCGAGCTCAATAGAAACACGGGAGTGCTTCTGATCAGAGAGAAAATGGATCGAGAGTCTCTTTGTGCAAAAACAACACCATGCGCCTTGGATCTTCAAATGATTTTGGAAAACCCGATGGAACTGTACACGATTACGGTCGAAGTCACTGATATAAATGATAATGCGCCTACTTTTCAGAAAACGGATTTTAGATTCGAAATCAGCGAATCAGCCGTGCCGGGTGCTAGTTTTATGCTCGGGAGAGCCTTCGATCCGGACGTGGGTCAAAACGCTCTACAAAGCTATTCGCTTAAACCGCCTGATAAATTTCGTCTTGAATTGCACAGTCAGGCAGATGGTGCTAAGAATGTAGAGATGATTTTGCAAAAAACACTCGATAGAGAAACGCAAAGCACGCTTACTTTGTTGTTAGAGGCGTTTGACGGCGGCGATCCTGTGCTCTCAGGCACGGTGCGGATTCACGTTACCGTCTTAGACATTAACGATAATGCTCCAGTtttcaaacagaaaatgtacaaaacgaCCATAGCAGAAAACGAAGCAAAGGGTACAATATTAACAGTTGTGAGCGCATCTGATGCAGACGAAGGGTCTAACAGTATCGTTACTTATTACATGTCTGACACAATGGACAGTAATGTGGCCgacatgtttttaattaatgAAGAGAATGGTGAATTGTCATTAAAGGGTCAGATCGACTATGAAAAGGTAAACCATTATGAATTTAATATTCAGGCAAAAGACCAAGGACGGCTTTCTAACGCATGTAAAGTAATTATCGATGTGCTAGACATTAATGATAATTCACCAAGTATTAGTATTCTGTCTTATTCCTCTTCCATATCCGAGGGATCTAAGTCCGGTACTGTTGTTGCGATGCTAAATGTGGACGATTTAGACTCCGGTTTGAATGGCCAGGTTCACTGCGTCATAAACGAAGATATTCCTTTTACTATTACATCGTCATTTAGCAGTTTCTTAAGTTTGCAAACAGAACAGGAACTGGACAGGGAGACGAaatctgaatacaatataactGTAATATGTGCTGATGAGGGAGTGCCCGCGCTATCCAGCAGTGCTTCTTTCCGTGTGCAAATAACAGATGTGAATGATAACGTGCccatttttgagaaaagtcaCTATGAAGCATGCGTCGTAGAAAACAACACACCTGgtatttctatatttaaaattaagTCCAGTGACGCTGATTGGAATCAGAATGCACGTGTTTCTTATATTCTAGAGGAAAGTACTGTCAATGGAGTTTCTGTCTCCTCGTATGTGTCTGTTCACCCAGACACTGGAGTAATTGCAGCTATGCGCTCGTTTGACTATGAGCAACTGAAACATTTCCACTTTCGCGTAAGGGCGCAAGATGGAGGCTCTCCTCCTCTCAGTAGTAATGTGTCGGTAAAAATTATACTTCAAGATCAGAACGACAATTCCCCTCAAGTTTTGTATCCTGTACAAACTGGAGGCTCTCTGGTGACTGAGATTGTGCCTCGATCTGCAGATGTTGGCTATCTCGTCACTAAAGTGGTGGCTGTTGATGTGGACTCTGGACAGAATGCCTGGCTCTCCTATAAACTACAGAAAGCTGCAGACAGAGCGCTGTTTGAGGTGGGTTTGCAGAACGGAGAAATAAGAACTGTGCGACAAGTGACTGATAAAGATGCTGTCAAACAAAAACTCAATGTTGTTGTGGAGGATAACGGACAGCCCTCACGCTCAGCCCTGGTTAATATAAACGTTGCTGTGGCTGACAGCCTTCCTGAAATACTCTACGAACTCAAAGATACAACTGACAAAGAGCACAACGAAAACctgactttttatttaattcttgCGCTGGCTGCCGTTTCATTCCTTTTTATCACCTGTGTAGTAGTCATCATATCAGTAAAAATCTACAAATGGAGACAATCTCGAATCCTCTATCAGTCAAATCCGCCTGTTATTCCATACTATCCACCAAACTATACAGACACAGGAATTACAGGAACTCTGCCACACGGATATAATTATGAAGTGTGCATGACAACTGACTCGAGGAAAAGCGACTGTAAGTTTTCAACTCTCGGGGGTCAGAGTGTTTTAGTGATGGACCCAAAATTTACAGAAACTATGCAACGCGTTACCAAGGAAATTGACATTGTGGAAGGTGAATACTCGACAGTACCGGTAAGAACATTTTTAAGCTTGAAAAATCTTGAACTTGTTCAGCACCATTTGCTGGACAGCGCCATAACGTGACAATGCTGTTTCCACTAGCTCGCTTTTTTGAAAAActccaaatgactaaattagaCCGTAAATTACTACATGCTTCCTTTTCaaattataagtaatattttttatttatgtatttaatctGCAAAAGCCGCTGTCTTTTTTCAGCACCACTTACTGGATAGCGCCACAATGTTTTAAtgccattttcttttcatttaaataaaaagcaagCACATTTTTCTCTTGAGCTGAAGATTTTGAAAATCTTTGagtcaaatttgttttattaaataattgtaaaaacatGAGTGTTCATCTGTACTTTGATCTGTAGTGCTAGATTTAGGCTCAGAGTGCCGCTGTTTGTCAATTTAGCAAAGGGATAGTCTGCTTTGTAAACCCAACCTCATCATCTGAGAAGGGAAAATAGGAGGCTATCGACTATCGACTCCCTCATTGTCTGGTGACGAACCAAAGGGAACATATTTGTCTATGTCCGATAATCAAAGTATTTGCATTTGAAATATAGCATCTAGAAATATACTTGGAAATTAAGAACCTCGTTTTTATTTTCGATGCTCTAATAATGGCTACTGTGGTCGTGATATGCTACTCGGTATTTTTTTTCATCGTCGTCTCTCGTTTAGCGCGAGGACAGGTCAGTTACTCCATTCCAGAAGAAATTTCTAAAGGATCTATGGTTGGAAATATCGGGCAGGATTTAGGGTTGGATTTACAACGATTGAAGACAGGAAAAGCACGTATATTTACAGGAGACAATACGGAATACATAGGCCTGGATAAAGAACGGGGTTTACTGCTCATTCGAGAGAAAATGGATCGCGAGTTTCTTTGTGCCAAAACGACTCCCTGCGCTTTGCATCTTCAAATGATTCTGGAAAACCCAATGGAATTATATACAATCACGGTTGAAATTACGGACATAAACGATAATCCCCCTACTTTCCAGAAAAAGCGCATTCAATTTGAAATTAGCGAGTCAGCTGTAAAGGGTGCGAGATTTATGCTAGAGAGAGCTGTGGATGCGGATGTCGGAGTTAATGCTCTCCAAAGCTATTCTCTAAAACCAAGCGATAATTTTGCTCTTGAACTACACACCCAACCAGGTGCTGATAAAAAGGTCGAGATGGTTTTGCAAAGACCACTTGATAGAGAAAAGAAGGAGTCTATTACGTTGTTACTATCAGCGATTGACAGTGGCGATCCGCAATTGTCTGGATCTGTTGAAATACGCGTAATTGTGCTAGACGTTAATGATAATGCCCCTGTGTTTACGCAAAAGGATTATAAAGCCACGTTATCTGAGAATGCAGTAAGAGGGGCTAAATTGACTACAGTCAGTGCAACTGATGCAGACGAGGGATCAAACGGTCACGTGACGTACTACATTTCAAGCACAGAAGATGGTGTGagaaatatgtttattatagaTCAGCATAGTGGCGAGGTAACTTTAAATGGTTGGGTTGATTTTGAAAAAGCAAGTCACTACCAGCTTGATATTCAGGCTAAAGATCAAGGGGGGCTTTCAGATTCATGTAAACTAATCATTGATGTATTAGATATAAATGATAACAAACCACTGATAAACTTACTTTCTATGTCAAATTCTGTGTCTGAGGACTCCATGCCTGGGACAGTTGTTGCTATGATCAAAGTAGATGATGCTGACTCTGGTGTGAACGGTCAGGTACAATGCtccataaatgaaaacattccatTCTCTCTTACATCTGCATCCAGCAATTTCATCAGTCTACGTATAGAGCAGCAAttggacagagaaagagatgctGAATACAATGTCAGCATTACATGCTCTGATCAAGGAGCACCTGCCCTGTACAGCAGTACCTCTCTCACATTACAGATATCAGATGTGAATGACAATGCTCCTACCTTTGATAAAAGCAACTATGAGGCCTGCGTCATTGAGAATAACACCCCTGGTTTGTCTATATTTACAGTTAAAGCCAGCGACGCTGATTGGAATCAGAATGCACGTGTTTCATACATTCTAGAGGACAGCACTGTAAATGGAGTCTCTGTCTCTTCATTTGTGTCAGTTCACCCTGATAGTGGAGTGCTAACATCAATACGCTCTTTTGACTATGAGCAACTAAAAGATTTCACTTTTAGAGTGAAAGCGCAAGATGGAGGCTCTCCTCCACTTAGTAGTAACgtgactgtaaaaataattattctgGATCAGAATGACAACGCTCCTCAGGTTCTTTATCCTGTACAAACTGGTGCTTCTGTGATGGCTGAGATTGTGCCTCGTTCGGCAGATGTTGGTTATCTGGTCACTAAAGTTGTTGCTGTTGATGTGGACTCTGGACAGAATGCCTGGCTCTCCTATAAACTACAGAAAACTACAGACAGAGCGCTGTTTGAAGTGGGTTTACAGAACGGAGAAATAAGAACTGTGCGACAAGTGACTGATAAAGATGGCGTGAAACAAAAACTCACTGTTGTTGTTGAAGATAACGGACAGCCCTCACGCTCAGCTGTGGTCACCATTAATGTGGCAGTTGCTGATAATTTTCCTGAAATTCTTTCAGAATTCACAGACTCTACACATGACAAGGAATATAACAACgatttgactttttatttaattttggcTCTTGCAGTAGTTTCACTGCTCTTTATAGTCTCAATTATTGCAATCATTTCAGTGAAAATCTACAGATGGAGGCAGAATAAGTTGTTTTATAAATCTGGAGCAAATCTACCTGTGATTCCATATTACCCACCAGTTTATGCGGATGGCACATTACAGCAAGTGTATAATTATGAAATGTGCGGGACCACCGACTCAAGGATGAGTGACGTGAAGTTTGTCAGGCCCTACAGTCAGAACACACTGGTGAGCCAAAGTCATTTCGGGACAGttcagagagaaacacaggaacAGGATAATGATGACCTGCATTCAGAGGTGAGGTTTTAAATGACCATTGTTTAAGGCTTTACTCCTTTATCACTGTTTTGCCTTACACCTCCTTATCCttccatttcatttttgtgcttttactCTTATAACATGAGACATATTTATACATAGTCACTTGCAGTCCGAGTGGGTGTTTGGCTGTATTTTATAGTTAGAAAATCAAAGTGTTTATAACTTTATTCAATGtgcaataatacaatttaattagCATGTACTAAAACATAaagtttattattgttattatcgTTACATAATAAGCCATCATAAAACTAATTTAAACCTTAAAAACGAATAGGCtattcagctttcctgtagctcagtggtaagaggttgtgggttcgatcccaggggattgcaaatacctatgtaaaatgtataggataaagcaatgtaagtcgctttggataaaagcgtctgccaaatgcgtaaatgtaaatgtagatcagtcttaaaaaaataatttaaaaattaaataaatataagataaatTCAAACGAATTGTATTTGATGGCAAGCCATTTTAATGACAACATATTGTAAATTCAAGTTACTGGTAAAGTTGTCAATTCTGTAAAGAAATTATGTGGGATGTAACTATATGGATGAGAGAGGGTCGTGAAGAAAGAGAGATCAAACAAATTATCTAAAACACTAATAAACACATATTGTGGGGTGTTACCAGGGTACTACAATATTATCATCATGTTTATATATGAATgtacacatacaaaaatgttgtattatatTACAAGTATTATACATAACAGGTCATCAGTTGATTTCGTTTTTGTTGAGGTCTGTGGGCCAAATCTTTCAATATTTCAGTACTTctcaatgcattttaaatgagtgATCACTCTGCAGTGCTGTGTTTCGACTCTATGTGCCGCTCTTTATCCTTTGTAGACTTACTCTTGCGTTTTCTCTTGATTTAACAAAGCCTGAAGCTAGCATAATTCAAACATCGACGGTCGGATGCTACACAAGAGACCGACACATGTTTAGCTCCCTCTCCAAATTCTTTGAGGCAAAGTTAAGGGCATTTTGACAGAAATATTATATGAAATTCGTATTATAGTGTTCCTTTTAATTTTCCTTCTCAATTGTTCTTCGTCAAAATGGAGTCGGGAGGAAAATGCTGGGATGGTTGGCTATTCTATACAGTATGTGCGCTTTCTTTATTTACGGTTGAAGTGTCAGGACAGATTCGTTATTCTATACCTGAGGAAATGTCTGTGGGATCGATTGTTGGAAATATCGCCTCGGATCTTGGACTTGAATCGAAAAGACTGATTTCAGGAAAAGCGCGTGTGTTCACCGCGGAGAGCAGTGAGTACATTGGACTGGACAAGGAGAACGGACATCTGATTATTAAGAGTAAAATAGACAGAGAGGAATTATGCGGAGAGATTTCCGCGTGTAGTGTCAGTTTTGATGTCGTTTTGGATAACCCGATGGAGCTTTATCGTGTGACAGTTGACATACAAGACATCAATGACAACAGTCCGGCTTTTCCGAATTCTAAAATCGTTCAGGAAATTAATGAATTAGCGGTACTTGGTGCACGTTTTCCCTTGGAGAGCGCAATAGATCCAGACGTGGGAGTGAATACACTACAGAAATATACCCTTCACCCCACCGACCATTTTAAACTGAATGTACAGAATGCTGAAGATGGTAGCAAAAACGTCGAGATGATTCTTCATTCTCCATTGGACAGAGAAAAAGAAGAGAATCATAATTTAGTTCTGACAGCTTTCGATGGTGGAAAACAACAAAGATCCGCGACTGTTCAGATACATATTGTCGTTATTGATGGAAATGACAATGCGCCCGTGTTTAGCCAATCGTCTTACAAAGCATCCGTAGTTGAAAATGCTGCCAAAGGTTCAGTGATTACAACAGTAAGTGCGACAGATGCTGACGAGTCGAgtcacaatatacagtattattttgAGCACATCACCTCTACcataaaagctttattttccaTTGACGAGGATTCTGGAGAGGTTAAAGTCATAGGTGATGTAGATTATGAAAAACACAAGCagttcaaaatcaaaatcaaagcTAAAGATCACGGAGATTTGACGGATTTGAGCGACATCATTATTGATGTAATTGATGCAAATGATAACAGaccaaaaattacaataatgTCTTTTTCCAGTGCAGTATCTGAAGATGCAGCACCTGGGACTGTAATAGCAATGTTAAATGTTCAAGATCTAGATTCAGGTGACAACAGTAAGATTTCATGCTCTATTGATCTAAACTCTCCATTTAAAATAGTCTCATCTTTGACTAATTATTACAATCTGGTTACAGACTCAGAATTAGACAGGGAACAGA
Proteins encoded in this region:
- the LOC130411847 gene encoding protocadherin gamma-A3-like — protein: MESGGKCWDGWLFYTVCALSLFTVEVSGQIRYSIPEEMSVGSIVGNIASDLGLESKRLISGKARVFTAESSEYIGLDKENGHLIIKSKIDREELCGEISACSVSFDVVLDNPMELYRVTVDIQDINDNSPAFPNSKIVQEINELAVLGARFPLESAIDPDVGVNTLQKYTLHPTDHFKLNVQNAEDGSKNVEMILHSPLDREKEENHNLVLTAFDGGKQQRSATVQIHIVVIDGNDNAPVFSQSSYKASVVENAAKGSVITTVSATDADESSHNIQYYFEHITSTIKALFSIDEDSGEVKVIGDVDYEKHKQFKIKIKAKDHGDLTDLSDIIIDVIDANDNRPKITIMSFSSAVSEDAAPGTVIAMLNVQDLDSGDNSKISCSIDLNSPFKIVSSLTNYYNLVTDSELDREQIAEYNITITAVDGGNPPLSSKEILKLKISDVNDHAPQFQQESYNAFISENNPPSTIIVSVKAEDMDWGQNAKNSYFLIDGDLYGSPLTSYISINSETGVIYAEKSFDYEQIKSFKIKVKAQDGGSPPLSNNVTLNIFIQDQNDNAPQILYPVQTGGSVVAEIVPRSADVGYLVTKVVAVDVDSGQNAWLSYKLQKTTDRALFEVGLQNGEIRTVRQVTDKDAVKQKLTVVVEDNGQPSRSAVVTINVAVADNFPEVLSEFADSTHDKEYNNDLTFYLILALAVVSLLFIVSIIAIISVKIYRWRQNKLFFKSGANLPVIPYYPPVYADGTLQQVYNYEMCGTTDSRMSDVKFVRPYSQNTLVSQSCLGTVQREKQEQENHDLTLEVRPYNIHCLRI
- the LOC130411842 gene encoding protocadherin gamma-A11-like isoform X32; translated protein: MATVVVICYSVFFFIVVSRLARGQVSYSIPEEISKGSMVGNIGQDLGLDLQRLKTGKARIFTGDNTEYIGLDKERGLLLIREKMDREFLCAKTTPCALHLQMILENPMELYTITVEITDINDNPPTFQKKRIQFEISESAVKGARFMLERAVDADVGVNALQSYSLKPSDNFALELHTQPGADKKVEMVLQRPLDREKKESITLLLSAIDSGDPQLSGSVEIRVIVLDVNDNAPVFTQKDYKATLSENAVRGAKLTTVSATDADEGSNGHVTYYISSTEDGVRNMFIIDQHSGEVTLNGWVDFEKASHYQLDIQAKDQGGLSDSCKLIIDVLDINDNKPLINLLSMSNSVSEDSMPGTVVAMIKVDDADSGVNGQVQCSINENIPFSLTSASSNFISLRIEQQLDRERDAEYNVSITCSDQGAPALYSSTSLTLQISDVNDNAPTFDKSNYEACVIENNTPGLSIFTVKASDADWNQNARVSYILEDSTVNGVSVSSFVSVHPDSGVLTSIRSFDYEQLKDFTFRVKAQDGGSPPLSSNVTVKIIILDQNDNAPQVLYPVQTGASVMAEIVPRSADVGYLVTKVVAVDVDSGQNAWLSYKLQKTTDRALFEVGLQNGEIRTVRQVTDKDGVKQKLTVVVEDNGQPSRSAVVTINVAVADNFPEILSEFTDSTHDKEYNNDLTFYLILALAVVSLLFIVSIIAIISVKIYRWRQNKLFYKSGANLPVIPYYPPVYADGTLQQVYNYEMCGTTDSRMSDVKFVRPYSQNTLVSQSHFGTVQRETQEQDNDDLHSEQKPPNPDWRFPPNQRPGPSGAGVRPDEAGAGAGVIAGTGPWPNPPTEAEQLQALIAAANASEATATLGPRYNLQYGQDYRQNVYIPGSTATLTPNPQQQVPQQALPPPQALPPAEVPKAAQTPASKKKPTKKDKK
- the LOC130411842 gene encoding protocadherin gamma-A11-like isoform X31, which codes for MSCVKCWVLFIIVVFHSAQGQVSYSIAEEMVKGSIVGNIAQDLGLDLQRIQSGKARIFTRDSNEYIELNRNTGVLLIREKMDRESLCAKTTPCALDLQMILENPMELYTITVEVTDINDNAPTFQKTDFRFEISESAVPGASFMLGRAFDPDVGQNALQSYSLKPPDKFRLELHSQADGAKNVEMILQKTLDRETQSTLTLLLEAFDGGDPVLSGTVRIHVTVLDINDNAPVFKQKMYKTTIAENEAKGTILTVVSASDADEGSNSIVTYYMSDTMDSNVADMFLINEENGELSLKGQIDYEKVNHYEFNIQAKDQGRLSNACKVIIDVLDINDNSPSISILSYSSSISEGSKSGTVVAMLNVDDLDSGLNGQVHCVINEDIPFTITSSFSSFLSLQTEQELDRETKSEYNITVICADEGVPALSSSASFRVQITDVNDNVPIFEKSHYEACVVENNTPGISIFKIKSSDADWNQNARVSYILEESTVNGVSVSSYVSVHPDTGVIAAMRSFDYEQLKHFHFRVRAQDGGSPPLSSNVSVKIILQDQNDNSPQVLYPVQTGGSLVTEIVPRSADVGYLVTKVVAVDVDSGQNAWLSYKLQKAADRALFEVGLQNGEIRTVRQVTDKDAVKQKLNVVVEDNGQPSRSALVNINVAVADSLPEILYELKDTTDKEHNENLTFYLILALAAVSFLFITCVVVIISVKIYKWRQSRILYQSNPPVIPYYPPNYTDTGITGTLPHGYNYEVCMTTDSRKSDCKFSTLGGQSVLVMDPKFTETMQRVTKEIDIVEGEYSTVPQKPPNPDWRFPPNQRPGPSGAGVRPDEAGAGAGVIAGTGPWPNPPTEAEQLQALIAAANASEATATLGPRYNLQYGQDYRQNVYIPGSTATLTPNPQQQVPQQALPPPQALPPAEVPKAAQTPASKKKPTKKDKK
- the LOC130411842 gene encoding protocadherin beta-16-like isoform X20 — encoded protein: MATVVVICYSVFFFIVVSRLARGQVSYSIPEEISKGSMVGNIGQDLGLDLQRLKTGKARIFTGDNTEYIGLDKERGLLLIREKMDREFLCAKTTPCALHLQMILENPMELYTITVEITDINDNPPTFQKKRIQFEISESAVKGARFMLERAVDADVGVNALQSYSLKPSDNFALELHTQPGADKKVEMVLQRPLDREKKESITLLLSAIDSGDPQLSGSVEIRVIVLDVNDNAPVFTQKDYKATLSENAVRGAKLTTVSATDADEGSNGHVTYYISSTEDGVRNMFIIDQHSGEVTLNGWVDFEKASHYQLDIQAKDQGGLSDSCKLIIDVLDINDNKPLINLLSMSNSVSEDSMPGTVVAMIKVDDADSGVNGQVQCSINENIPFSLTSASSNFISLRIEQQLDRERDAEYNVSITCSDQGAPALYSSTSLTLQISDVNDNAPTFDKSNYEACVIENNTPGLSIFTVKASDADWNQNARVSYILEDSTVNGVSVSSFVSVHPDSGVLTSIRSFDYEQLKDFTFRVKAQDGGSPPLSSNVTVKIIILDQNDNAPQVLYPVQTGASVMAEIVPRSADVGYLVTKVVAVDVDSGQNAWLSYKLQKTTDRALFEVGLQNGEIRTVRQVTDKDGVKQKLTVVVEDNGQPSRSAVVTINVAVADNFPEILSEFTDSTHDKEYNNDLTFYLILALAVVSLLFIVSIIAIISVKIYRWRQNKLFYKSGANLPVIPYYPPVYADGTLQQVYNYEMCGTTDSRMSDVKFVRPYSQNTLVSQSHFGTVQRETQEQDNDDLHSEQKPPNPDWRFPPNQRPGPSGQHRFHTLQQRWTPYEKSRAGVRPDEAGAGAGVIAGTGPWPNPPTEAEQLQALIAAANASEATATLGPRYNLQYGQDYRQNVYIPGSTATLTPNPQQQVPQQALPPPQALPPAEVPKAAQTPASKKKPTKKDKK
- the LOC130411842 gene encoding protocadherin beta-16-like isoform X17 — its product is MSCVKCWVLFIIVVFHSAQGQVSYSIAEEMVKGSIVGNIAQDLGLDLQRIQSGKARIFTRDSNEYIELNRNTGVLLIREKMDRESLCAKTTPCALDLQMILENPMELYTITVEVTDINDNAPTFQKTDFRFEISESAVPGASFMLGRAFDPDVGQNALQSYSLKPPDKFRLELHSQADGAKNVEMILQKTLDRETQSTLTLLLEAFDGGDPVLSGTVRIHVTVLDINDNAPVFKQKMYKTTIAENEAKGTILTVVSASDADEGSNSIVTYYMSDTMDSNVADMFLINEENGELSLKGQIDYEKVNHYEFNIQAKDQGRLSNACKVIIDVLDINDNSPSISILSYSSSISEGSKSGTVVAMLNVDDLDSGLNGQVHCVINEDIPFTITSSFSSFLSLQTEQELDRETKSEYNITVICADEGVPALSSSASFRVQITDVNDNVPIFEKSHYEACVVENNTPGISIFKIKSSDADWNQNARVSYILEESTVNGVSVSSYVSVHPDTGVIAAMRSFDYEQLKHFHFRVRAQDGGSPPLSSNVSVKIILQDQNDNSPQVLYPVQTGGSLVTEIVPRSADVGYLVTKVVAVDVDSGQNAWLSYKLQKAADRALFEVGLQNGEIRTVRQVTDKDAVKQKLNVVVEDNGQPSRSALVNINVAVADSLPEILYELKDTTDKEHNENLTFYLILALAAVSFLFITCVVVIISVKIYKWRQSRILYQSNPPVIPYYPPNYTDTGITGTLPHGYNYEVCMTTDSRKSDCKFSTLGGQSVLVMDPKFTETMQRVTKEIDIVEGEYSTVPQKPPNPDWRFPPNQRPGPSGQHRFHTLQQRWTPYEKSRAGVRPDEAGAGAGVIAGTGPWPNPPTEAEQLQALIAAANASEATATLGPRYNLQYGQDYRQNVYIPGSTATLTPNPQQQVPQQALPPPQALPPAEVPKAAQTPASKKKPTKKDKK